Proteins found in one Anopheles aquasalis chromosome 3, idAnoAquaMG_Q_19, whole genome shotgun sequence genomic segment:
- the LOC126576853 gene encoding myb-like protein P, with amino-acid sequence MLQSTLGQAQRFKKRERTQNWAYEEKHFLLELCRKDMHIIENKRLDSALTMLKNRAWKIIHQQFAIAFGTDRNCNRLKEQWRRMKACTRAEMLDYQQRIQRFGQEVADRKKPSQFTFEIWEFMQEAKKVCKNELMDDVDYSKIKLSLEENLPQGVSIKDCSDENDDESSSMWEKTSQNICEVQIKEDSQDELEEYEKGPMAKYPRMRGFSNASSPFGAAVASAADTARFNELLASSFANHLSAANGGGNSNSSNSNNGTTNHNNNNNNNNNNNTNANKLLEAAGLELYNRMAAAAASGGCFGSESSLVDLTGGGNGNATSSQLDLSNTLEALNLLKNRFHRISQMGQWKTAFQDAHNHLSSSSSNHHPPPDSPTLVTGGGGGSNHGAGSGGPGAGIDGILTNGGIDLMSHGRVGSPPPPQLPPSSMMTAGGSGGPAGSSMSPESVLARAIEQQHRQSEHELRMEILKTDLATAKINQETAELNRQLALQKLRQTRRRAAEEEGGGGGGLTEDDAGEEDAGSSNNASNLSITAVEPRLAEPAVSLPASPEQPPAAHSSLLVTAGATTPSALSLISVKTE; translated from the exons ATGCTGCAGAGTACGCTGGGACAGGCGCAACGCTTCAAGAAGCGCGAACGGACACAAAACTGGGCGTACGAGGAGAAACACTTTCTGCTCGAACTCTGCCGCAAGGATATGCACATCATCGAAAACAAGCGGCTGGACAGTGCGCTGACGATGCTCAAAAACCGCGCCTGGAAAATCATCCACCAGCAGTTTGCGATCGCGTTCGGTACCGATCGGAACTGTAACCGGTTGAAGGAGCAGTGGCGCCGGATGAAGGCGTGCACCCGGGCCGAAATGCTCGACTACCAGCAGCGAATACAGCGGTTCGGCCAGGAGGTAGCGGACCGGAAGAAACCGAGCCAGTTCACGTTCGAAATCTGGGAGTTTATGCAGGAAGCGAAGAAGGTGTGCAAGAACGAGCTGATGGATGATGTGGATTACTCGAAGATAAAGCTTTCACTGGAGGAAAATCTACCGCAGGGCGTCTCGATCAAGGACTGTAGCGATGAGAACGATGACGAGAGCTCGTCGATGTG GGAAAAGACATCACAGAACATCTGCGAGGTACAGATCAAGGAGGATTCGCAGGACGAGCTGGAAGAGTACGAGAAGGGACCGATGGCCAAGTATCCGCGGATGCGTGGCTTCTCCAATGCTTCGTCTCCGTTCGGTGCTGCGGTCGCATCGGCCGCTGATACGGCGCGCTTCAACGAACTGCTCGCTTCCAGCTTTGCCAACCATCTGAGCgctgccaacggtggtggcaatagcaatagcagcaacagcaacaacggcaccacgaaccacaacaacaataataacaacaataacaacaacaacactaacGCGAATAAGCTACTGGAAGCCGCTGGACTCGAACTGTACAACAGgatggccgctgccgccgcatCCGGAGGTTGCTTTGGTAGCGAATCGAGTTTGGTGGATCTGACGGGTGGCGGCAATGGGAACGCTACATCATCCCAGCTCGATCTAAGCAACACGCTCGAGGCGCTGAATCTGCTTAAGAACCGCTTCCATCGCATCAGCCAGATGGGCCAGTGGAAGACGGCCTTCCAGGATGCCCACAACCAtctgtcctcctcctcctcgaaccATCATCCACCGCCCGATTCACCGACActggtgaccggtggtggtggtggcagtaatCATGGTGCAGGTTccggtggtcctggtgctggaaTAGACGGTATACTCACCAACGGAGGAATTGATTTGATGAGCCACGGCAGGGTtggttcaccaccaccaccacaactgccaccatcatcgatgatgACGGCCGGTGGAAGCGGTGGCCCCGCTGGTTCCTCCATGTCACCCGAATCGGTCCTGGCACgtgcgatcgagcagcagcaccggcagtcCGAGCACGAGCTGCGGATGGAGATACTAAAGACGGATCTGGCAACGGCAAAGATTAACCAAGAAACGGCCGAGCTGAATCGACAACTGGCGCTACAGAAACTGCGACAAACGCGTCGGCGTGCGGCCGAagaggagggtggtggtggcggtggccttACGGAAGATGATGCTGGGGAAGAAGATGCAGGGAGTAGTAACAACGCGTCCAACCTATCGATCACTGCCGTCGAACCGAGGCTAGCGGAACCGGCTGTCTCACTACCAGCCTCACCGGAACAACCACCGGCCGCCCATTCCTCACTGCTGGTGACAGCTGGCGCTACCACACCCTCTGCGCTATCGTTAATATCAGTCAAGACGGAATAG